A region from the Flavobacteriales bacterium genome encodes:
- the msrB gene encoding peptide-methionine (R)-S-oxide reductase MsrB has product MRQSLLVCFAALATTLGCAQADTPNAPPSTAQPNMNPHYSRTDTTKLTVSDAEWKRILPEELYYIAREAGTERAFTGKYWDFEGTGTYYCAVCGNPLFKSDSKFGSGCGWPSFYETIRPNSVAYIVDRSHGMVREEVRCGRCNSHLGHVFDDGPPPTGKRFCMNSPVLDFEPGTK; this is encoded by the coding sequence ATGCGTCAATCCCTCTTGGTCTGCTTCGCCGCCCTGGCCACCACCTTGGGTTGCGCCCAAGCCGACACCCCGAACGCACCACCTTCCACGGCACAACCGAACATGAACCCGCACTACAGCCGCACCGACACCACCAAGCTGACCGTGAGCGACGCCGAGTGGAAACGCATCCTGCCCGAAGAGCTCTACTACATCGCCCGGGAAGCCGGCACCGAACGGGCCTTCACCGGCAAGTACTGGGACTTTGAAGGCACTGGCACATACTACTGCGCAGTGTGCGGCAATCCGCTCTTCAAAAGCGACAGCAAGTTCGGGAGCGGCTGCGGCTGGCCGAGCTTCTACGAGACCATACGACCGAACAGCGTCGCTTACATCGTGGACCGCAGCCATGGCATGGTGCGCGAGGAAGTGCGTTGCGGCCGTTGCAACAGCCACCTGGGCCACGTGTTCGACGACGGCCCGCCACCGACCGGCAAGCGCTTCTGCATGAATTCGCCGGTGCTCGACTTCGAGCCTGGGACGAAATGA
- a CDS encoding amidohydrolase produces the protein MTSRALFALLALTLLPACKYNHIDGDLVVHNAHIVSLDAEEKVYQAMAIKDGRILELGAEQQIRNKYNATETYNAAGQWIYPGFIDGHCHFLGYGLNKQKVDLLGCTSADDLLARVETFAKAHPDKEWIIGRGWDQNDWAVKLYPDNARLNELFPDRPVLLQRIDGHAALVNDAALLKTGLDLNKQIDGGQMLMRDGRFTGILVDNAVEVFQKIFDDAPEPEKRKALLEAQRDCFAAGLTGVHDAGLDIGTIELIEKMQAEGVLKMRINAMVADQPGNLEHFAKRGVIKTDRLRVGTVKVYGDGALGSRGALLLEPYADDSTHHGLMLHPREHFAEVAQWCMANNYQMATHCIGDSANRLVLDVYGEVLKQQNDKRWRIEHAQVVDPADQQLFTKYNVIPSVQPTHATSDAPWAGVRLGDARLPNAYACKQLQGAIGMLALGTDFPVEAIDPLATYFAAVERTPKLLPSDAPGIYPYMPDQALSRIDALRGMTIWNAIAAFEEAEKGTLEVGKLADFVVVDRDLLKVSAEQLRKARVLATYVGGEAVSER, from the coding sequence ATGACATCCCGCGCCCTCTTCGCACTGCTTGCACTGACCTTGCTCCCAGCTTGCAAGTACAACCACATCGACGGCGATCTCGTGGTGCACAACGCCCACATCGTGTCCCTCGATGCGGAAGAGAAAGTGTACCAAGCAATGGCCATCAAGGACGGGCGCATCCTGGAGTTGGGTGCCGAGCAGCAGATCCGCAACAAGTACAACGCCACGGAGACGTACAACGCTGCTGGGCAATGGATCTACCCCGGCTTCATCGACGGCCATTGCCACTTCCTGGGCTATGGCCTCAACAAGCAGAAGGTGGACTTGCTGGGCTGCACCAGCGCCGATGACCTGCTGGCCCGGGTGGAAACCTTTGCCAAAGCACACCCGGACAAGGAGTGGATCATTGGCCGCGGCTGGGACCAGAATGATTGGGCCGTGAAGCTGTATCCCGACAATGCACGTCTGAACGAGTTGTTCCCGGATCGGCCAGTGCTCCTGCAACGCATCGATGGGCACGCGGCACTGGTGAACGACGCTGCCTTGCTGAAGACCGGTCTCGATTTGAACAAACAGATCGACGGCGGCCAGATGCTTATGCGCGATGGCCGCTTCACCGGCATCCTGGTGGACAATGCTGTGGAGGTCTTCCAAAAGATCTTCGATGATGCACCTGAACCGGAGAAGCGCAAGGCCTTGCTCGAAGCCCAGCGCGATTGTTTCGCTGCAGGCCTTACCGGTGTGCATGATGCCGGGCTCGACATCGGCACCATCGAACTCATCGAGAAAATGCAGGCCGAGGGCGTGCTGAAGATGCGCATCAACGCCATGGTGGCCGACCAACCGGGCAACCTGGAGCACTTCGCCAAGCGCGGCGTCATAAAGACCGACCGCCTGCGCGTGGGCACCGTGAAGGTTTACGGCGATGGTGCGCTCGGCTCACGAGGTGCTTTGTTGTTGGAGCCGTATGCGGACGACAGCACGCATCACGGCCTCATGCTGCACCCACGCGAGCACTTCGCGGAAGTGGCGCAATGGTGCATGGCGAACAACTACCAGATGGCCACGCATTGCATCGGTGACAGCGCCAACCGCTTGGTGCTGGACGTGTACGGCGAAGTGCTGAAGCAACAGAACGACAAGCGCTGGCGCATCGAGCATGCTCAGGTGGTGGACCCGGCCGATCAGCAACTCTTCACCAAGTACAATGTGATCCCCAGCGTGCAGCCCACGCACGCCACCAGCGATGCACCTTGGGCGGGTGTACGACTGGGCGATGCGCGCCTGCCGAACGCATACGCCTGCAAGCAGCTGCAAGGTGCCATCGGCATGCTCGCGCTCGGCACCGATTTCCCGGTGGAAGCCATCGATCCGTTGGCCACCTACTTCGCTGCGGTTGAACGCACGCCGAAACTGCTGCCTTCGGACGCTCCGGGCATCTATCCCTACATGCCCGACCAAGCCCTCTCCCGTATCGATGCGCTGCGCGGCATGACCATCTGGAACGCCATCGCCGCCTTCGAAGAAGCGGAGAAGGGGACCTTGGAAGTTGGCAAGTTGGCCGACTTCGTGGTGGTTGACAGGGACCTGCTGAAAGTGAGCGCCGAGCAGCTGCGTAAGGCGCGCGTCCTTGCGACCTACGTCGGTGGTGAAGCCGTCTCCGAACGGTAG